From Magnetofaba australis IT-1, a single genomic window includes:
- the recR gene encoding recombination mediator RecR: MSGGLPSVEAAVALLTRLPGVGRKSAQRMVAHLLREGPQGIAQLSAALTTMQERVRACSRCFNLAEAELCWICADPKRQSAQLCVVEEASDLMAMERAGSFRGVYHVLGGALSPIDGVGPEDLNLGALLERMRSESIEEVIIATNPTVSGEATAHYLTAMLHGLQGVDVTVSRLAYGMPMGGELEYLDESTLYQALAGRRPL, from the coding sequence ATGAGCGGCGGCTTGCCTTCGGTGGAGGCGGCGGTGGCGCTGCTCACCCGTCTGCCCGGCGTTGGGCGCAAAAGCGCCCAACGCATGGTGGCGCATCTGCTGCGCGAGGGGCCACAGGGCATCGCCCAGTTGAGCGCGGCGCTCACCACCATGCAGGAGCGCGTGCGCGCCTGCTCGCGCTGTTTTAATCTGGCCGAAGCGGAACTCTGTTGGATCTGTGCGGATCCCAAACGACAGAGCGCGCAGCTGTGCGTGGTGGAGGAGGCCAGCGATCTGATGGCCATGGAGCGCGCAGGCTCCTTCCGCGGCGTCTACCATGTGTTGGGCGGCGCGCTCAGCCCTATCGACGGCGTCGGCCCGGAGGATCTCAATCTGGGCGCGCTGCTTGAGCGCATGCGCAGCGAATCCATCGAAGAGGTGATCATCGCCACCAACCCCACCGTCAGCGGCGAAGCCACGGCGCACTACCTCACCGCCATGTTGCACGGCTTGCAGGGGGTGGATGTGACCGTGTCGCGTCTGGCCTACGGCATGCCCATGGGCGGCGAGTTGGAGTATCTGGACGAATCCACCCTGTATCAGGCGTTGGCGGGACGACGTCCTCTATGA
- a CDS encoding YbaB/EbfC family nucleoid-associated protein, giving the protein MLKQAQMMQAKMAKVQEELAVTTVEGQAGAGLVTVVMNGKNLLEKVTIDPKLADPEDMEMLEDLVTAAVNDAQARMQQISQDKLSAVTGGLNIPGMKMPF; this is encoded by the coding sequence ATGCTTAAGCAAGCGCAGATGATGCAGGCGAAAATGGCCAAGGTCCAAGAGGAGCTGGCGGTGACCACCGTGGAGGGGCAGGCGGGCGCCGGTCTGGTGACCGTGGTGATGAATGGCAAGAATCTGCTGGAGAAGGTGACCATCGATCCCAAACTGGCCGATCCCGAGGATATGGAAATGCTGGAGGATCTGGTCACCGCCGCGGTCAACGACGCCCAGGCGCGCATGCAACAGATCTCCCAGGACAAGCTCTCGGCGGTGACCGGCGGCTTGAACATCCCCGGCATGAAGATGCCGTTCTGA